Proteins encoded in a region of the Thermodesulfobacteriota bacterium genome:
- a CDS encoding DUF4346 domain-containing protein, whose amino-acid sequence MTWKSSSASQAALSETPHHLVSRLDHVAYLGRELARAEHALRSGARYVQDGALEQERPEPESPCNRGCACETTVA is encoded by the coding sequence ATGACCTGGAAAAGCTCCAGCGCCTCCCAAGCGGCCCTGAGCGAAACGCCGCATCACCTCGTAAGCCGTCTCGACCACGTTGCCTACCTGGGGCGCGAACTGGCCCGAGCCGAGCACGCGCTTCGAAGCGGAGCGCGATACGTCCAGGACGGGGCGTTGGAACAGGAGAGACCGGAGCCCGAGTCCCCCTGTAACCGCGGGTGCGCGTGTGAGACCACGGTGGCGTAA
- a CDS encoding sigma-54 dependent transcriptional regulator, translating to MDPVRILVVDDQEDMREFLRDVLVERGYAVDAAADGPGALRALEGGGFHLVISDIRMPGMDGVALLDRIKAQSGFTPFVILITAFGDVDDTVRLLDRGAYDYVIKPFKLEQLLVAVRRAERELGLRRRVEELEGRTSAVRSFHGLLGKSLTMERIFATIEKVAPAEGSVLIEGETGTGKELVARALHRASPRAGGPFVAINCASIPEGLLESELFGHVRGAFTGAEGDKEGLFVAAERGTLFLDEIGELPPGLQAKLLRAIQEREVRPVGSNRQIPFDVRIVAATNRNLLDDARQGRFREDIYYRLSTFRLRVPPLRERREDIPLLVEELALGHGSRGRDVTFSPEVLRAFLDYGWPGNVRELENVIERCLYVCEEGVVRLGDLPEEVLQGLRPREEFCWPGIRPLEEVERDYIRYVLDRCGGNKVQAAQLLGVNRKTIQRKLSGES from the coding sequence ATGGACCCGGTGCGCATCCTCGTGGTGGACGACCAGGAGGACATGCGGGAGTTCCTCCGGGACGTCCTCGTGGAGCGGGGCTACGCGGTAGATGCCGCCGCCGACGGCCCCGGCGCGCTCCGGGCTCTGGAGGGGGGCGGCTTCCACCTGGTGATCTCCGACATCCGAATGCCGGGGATGGACGGCGTGGCCCTGCTCGACCGCATCAAGGCCCAATCGGGGTTCACGCCCTTCGTCATCCTCATTACCGCTTTCGGCGACGTGGACGACACGGTCCGGCTCCTGGACCGGGGCGCCTACGACTATGTGATCAAACCGTTCAAGCTCGAGCAACTCCTGGTGGCGGTGCGGCGGGCTGAGCGGGAGTTGGGCCTCCGGCGGCGGGTGGAGGAGCTCGAGGGCCGGACCTCGGCGGTGCGCTCGTTCCACGGCCTCCTGGGGAAGAGCCTGACCATGGAGCGGATCTTCGCCACCATCGAGAAGGTGGCCCCGGCCGAGGGGAGCGTGCTCATCGAGGGGGAGACCGGCACGGGCAAAGAGCTCGTCGCCCGGGCGCTCCACCGCGCCTCGCCCCGGGCCGGGGGCCCGTTCGTGGCCATCAACTGCGCCTCGATCCCCGAGGGGCTCCTGGAGAGCGAGCTCTTCGGCCACGTGCGGGGTGCGTTCACCGGCGCGGAGGGCGACAAGGAGGGGCTCTTCGTCGCGGCCGAGAGGGGCACGCTCTTCCTCGACGAGATCGGCGAGCTGCCCCCCGGCCTCCAGGCCAAGCTGCTGCGGGCCATCCAGGAGAGAGAGGTCAGGCCGGTCGGGAGCAACCGGCAGATTCCCTTCGACGTGCGCATCGTCGCTGCCACCAACCGGAACCTCCTCGACGACGCGCGACAGGGCCGGTTCCGGGAGGACATCTACTACCGGCTGAGCACCTTCCGCCTCCGGGTGCCCCCCCTGCGGGAGCGACGGGAGGACATCCCCCTCCTGGTAGAGGAGCTCGCCCTGGGCCACGGCAGCCGGGGACGCGACGTCACCTTCTCCCCCGAGGTGCTCCGGGCTTTCCTCGATTACGGCTGGCCAGGAAACGTCCGGGAGCTGGAAAACGTGATCGAGCGTTGCCTCTATGTGTGCGAGGAGGGGGTGGTGCGCCTCGGCGACCTGCCCGAGGAGGTGCTCCAGGGGCTCCGCCCCCGGGAGGAGTTCTGCTGGCCGGGGATCCGGCCCCTGGAGGAGGTGGAGCGGGACTACATCCGCTACGTCCTGGACCGCTGCGGGGGCAACAAGGTCCAGGCGGCTCAGCTCCTGGGCGTCAACCGGAAGACCATCCAGCGTAAGCTCTCCGGGGAGAGCTGA
- a CDS encoding HAMP domain-containing sensor histidine kinase: protein MRISTRLFLYVFGAIVTLGVALGYVSVRDERAHLLSESRSRAWLFARTVTAVLRYYHPFGPTVDMEAILREVAVDEPAVVPYLRLYGPDGSPLVLSCSFCEVPPIPVPAITPDALPAQGREGTVMQGRESYLQVLQPVLDADGEFQGAVEVLLPLRHVALALAGVVRRFLWFGSAGLAAVGVVLLLITRWGIADPLRRLQEAARDLGAGDLSLRLEPSGVADIDELIAEFNRMAQGIEEQNLRREQSHRRRIELERSLRHADKLASIGQLTSGLAHELGTPLNVISGRAEQLLARIPADDSSRTALETVVRQTGHISGIIDRLLAFSRKGQGSFAEVDLGDLVREAFTLCRLRMKKRGAQVVLDCDLEPGATRLFGDGDALQQLFVNLMLNSLQVLQGQGAIRVRATPETGDRIRIDYEDTGPGIPAEHRERIFDPFFTTKEVGEGTGLGLFIVASVVEEHGGEIRVGEGPEGGARFTMTLPRGAAEAGASPPNSEPVPAEGGRG from the coding sequence TTGCGCATCTCGACCCGCCTCTTTCTCTACGTGTTCGGTGCCATCGTGACCCTCGGCGTTGCCCTGGGCTATGTCTCGGTGCGCGACGAGCGGGCGCACCTGCTGTCGGAAAGCCGTTCGCGGGCCTGGCTCTTCGCACGAACGGTGACGGCGGTCCTCCGGTACTACCATCCCTTCGGTCCCACCGTGGACATGGAAGCGATCCTGCGGGAGGTGGCCGTGGACGAGCCGGCCGTGGTGCCCTACCTGCGGCTATACGGCCCGGACGGCTCCCCACTGGTTCTTTCCTGCTCCTTTTGCGAGGTTCCACCGATCCCTGTGCCCGCGATAACGCCGGACGCCCTGCCTGCCCAGGGGCGGGAAGGCACGGTGATGCAGGGGCGCGAGTCCTACCTCCAGGTGTTGCAACCGGTGCTGGACGCCGACGGCGAGTTCCAGGGGGCGGTCGAGGTGCTGCTCCCCTTGCGCCACGTGGCCCTGGCCCTGGCTGGGGTCGTCCGCCGGTTCCTCTGGTTCGGCTCGGCGGGGCTAGCGGCCGTGGGCGTCGTCCTCCTCCTGATCACCCGTTGGGGCATCGCGGATCCGTTGCGCCGGCTCCAAGAAGCGGCCCGCGACCTCGGTGCCGGGGATCTTTCCCTGCGCCTGGAACCCAGCGGCGTGGCGGACATCGACGAGTTGATTGCCGAGTTCAACCGCATGGCGCAAGGGATCGAGGAACAGAACCTTCGCCGGGAGCAGTCCCATCGCCGCCGGATCGAGTTGGAACGAAGCCTACGCCATGCCGACAAGCTCGCCTCCATCGGTCAGCTCACCTCGGGGCTCGCCCACGAGCTGGGCACTCCGCTCAACGTGATCAGCGGCCGGGCCGAGCAGCTGCTGGCCCGGATTCCGGCGGACGATTCCTCGCGCACGGCCCTGGAAACCGTGGTCCGACAGACCGGGCACATCTCTGGGATCATCGACCGGCTGCTGGCGTTTTCCCGCAAGGGGCAGGGCAGCTTTGCCGAAGTCGACCTCGGCGATTTGGTCCGGGAGGCCTTCACGCTCTGCCGGCTCCGCATGAAGAAGCGGGGAGCCCAGGTGGTGCTGGACTGTGATCTCGAGCCGGGAGCGACCCGGCTGTTCGGTGACGGCGACGCCCTGCAGCAGCTCTTCGTCAACCTCATGCTCAACTCCCTCCAGGTGTTGCAGGGGCAGGGAGCGATTCGGGTTCGCGCCACGCCGGAGACGGGGGACCGCATTCGGATCGACTACGAGGACACCGGGCCCGGAATCCCCGCCGAGCACCGGGAGCGGATCTTCGACCCGTTCTTTACCACCAAGGAGGTTGGCGAGGGCACGGGCCTGGGTCTGTTCATCGTCGCCAGTGTCGTGGAGGAGCACGGGGGGGAGATCCGCGTCGGGGAGGGGCCGGAAGGAGGAGCCCGGTTCACGATGACGCTCCCCCGGGGAGCGGCCGAAGCGGGTGCCTCGCCACCGAACAGCGAGCCGGTTCCGGCCGAAGGGGGAAGGGGTTGA
- a CDS encoding metalloregulator ArsR/SmtB family transcription factor → MDHRTYESERPCLCPAKPFLGERAVLDADEARGLRALFQVLASDTRLRILHALVVTPEMSPSEIATVLDMKSQAVSNQLQRLVDKGILDSRRNGNQVHYRIVDPCVPQLLDYGLCLAEDAEGRRR, encoded by the coding sequence ATGGACCATAGAACTTACGAATCAGAGCGCCCTTGCTTATGTCCCGCGAAACCGTTCCTCGGCGAGCGCGCGGTCCTGGACGCCGACGAAGCCCGGGGCCTGAGGGCGCTGTTTCAGGTCCTCGCGAGCGATACCCGGCTTCGCATCCTCCACGCCCTGGTCGTGACGCCGGAGATGTCGCCCTCGGAGATCGCCACGGTTCTCGATATGAAGTCCCAGGCGGTCTCGAACCAACTTCAACGTCTGGTCGACAAGGGCATCCTGGACTCCCGGCGCAACGGCAACCAGGTCCATTACCGCATCGTGGACCCGTGCGTACCGCAGTTGCTCGACTACGGGCTGTGTCTGGCCGAGGACGCGGAAGGGAGGCGGCGATGA
- a CDS encoding cytochrome c-type biogenesis protein → MSAIRRPVPFLLALALFLGTSGQALALTESEVSESLICYACPGEPLSIDRCSGGDQMRAAIRRMLGEGKPKEEILQYFVAQFGEEILTIPPKRGFNLVAYIGPFVGLVIGALSAIFVVRRWSAAGARGGVRSGGPAEPPPLDEAARRRVEEALANLDEED, encoded by the coding sequence ATGAGCGCGATCCGCCGGCCCGTCCCATTCCTCCTGGCCTTGGCGCTGTTCCTGGGCACCTCCGGTCAGGCGCTCGCCCTGACCGAGAGCGAGGTGAGCGAGAGCCTGATCTGCTACGCCTGCCCGGGGGAGCCCCTCTCCATCGACCGTTGCAGCGGCGGGGACCAGATGCGGGCCGCGATCCGCAGGATGCTCGGGGAGGGCAAGCCCAAGGAGGAGATCCTGCAGTACTTCGTCGCCCAGTTCGGCGAGGAGATCCTCACCATCCCGCCCAAGCGCGGGTTCAACCTGGTGGCCTACATCGGGCCCTTCGTGGGTCTGGTGATCGGCGCCTTGTCGGCCATCTTCGTCGTGCGTCGGTGGTCCGCGGCCGGGGCCCGCGGCGGCGTCAGGTCGGGAGGTCCGGCGGAGCCGCCCCCCCTGGACGAGGCGGCCCGCCGACGGGTGGAAGAGGCCCTCGCGAACCTGGACGAAGAGGACTGA
- a CDS encoding cytochrome c maturation protein CcmE yields the protein MKKSTRKALAGVLVIAAGVGFLIYRGIATTSAYYLTVAELTGAVAGPRVAEGDYVRVGGEVVDGTIDYDQKDLVLRFALRDLEGSEQTVAVRYDGPKPDAFAPDIEVLAEGTFARAEGLFRAQNLLVKCPSKYQSEQEK from the coding sequence ATGAAGAAGTCCACCCGCAAAGCTCTCGCCGGCGTCCTCGTGATCGCCGCCGGGGTCGGGTTCCTCATCTACCGCGGCATCGCCACCACCAGCGCCTACTACCTCACCGTGGCCGAACTAACCGGGGCCGTGGCCGGTCCCCGGGTCGCCGAGGGCGACTACGTGCGCGTCGGGGGCGAGGTGGTGGACGGGACCATCGACTACGACCAGAAGGACCTCGTCCTCCGGTTCGCCCTGCGGGACCTGGAAGGCTCCGAACAGACCGTCGCCGTGCGCTACGACGGTCCCAAGCCCGACGCCTTCGCCCCGGACATCGAGGTTCTGGCCGAGGGCACCTTCGCCCGGGCCGAGGGCCTCTTCCGCGCTCAGAACCTCTTGGTGAAGTGCCCGTCCAAGTACCAATCGGAACAGGAGAAGTAG
- a CDS encoding sigma factor, translating to MIPTPSDSDEALFARYRDTGDPEAFGSLYDRYAPGLLRFLQVFCRDRASAEDVLQQTFLKVHSARAAFD from the coding sequence GTGATTCCGACGCCCTCGGACTCCGACGAGGCGCTGTTTGCGCGCTACCGCGACACAGGCGACCCGGAGGCCTTCGGGTCGCTCTACGATCGCTACGCCCCGGGTCTGCTGCGGTTCCTGCAGGTCTTCTGCCGTGACCGCGCGAGCGCCGAGGATGTTCTGCAGCAGACCTTCCTCAAGGTCCACTCCGCCCGGGCGGCTTTCGAC
- a CDS encoding heme lyase CcmF/NrfE family subunit, whose amino-acid sequence MVIFGTLSQYAALAFSLGTMVCLLLGVMRNDARWTQAGRRCLVSVTACTTLASIALGYLFLSDSFQVEYVASYSDRALPIFYKLTAFWAGQKGSLLVWAWVLALCSALVVYNNRREPDSRLTPYVYLVLGGTLSFFLYLLCAVTSPFEALAFTPQDGQGLNPMLQNPGMVFHPPTLFLGYIGFTIPFAYAIAAMVTGTTDASWIKKTRAWNVLSWIFLTVGIILGCQWAYVELGWGGYWAWDPVENASFIPWLVSTAFIHTAIIQERRGIMKVWNMVLILLTFLLCIFGTYLVRSGVLQSVHDFGATGLGGYFLAFLGIATVGGVYLLAESYGEFKTSNALESYLSRESTFLFNNVILLALAFATLLGTIFPLISEAVTGNKITVGQPFFNQVNTPLFLLLLAITGVCPLIGWRKASPANLRKNFLRPALSALATGGALFAAGVRVPSALLAFILAAFVAGTIVQEYVLVVLSRGAVTGEATWSAAPRLLWRMRRRYGGHLVHLGLVLTVVGITGSSAYKIEAQGTLAKGESLGIGTYELKYEDFRQYQKFNRTVYAATLGISKGGTRLGALDAERRYYVNAKQPTTEVSLRSTLWEDLYVTMPGIGSNGDITLKVAVNPLLLWFWIGGGLMVVGGVLAIIPPRKRKTP is encoded by the coding sequence TTGGTCATCTTCGGCACCCTGTCCCAATACGCGGCCCTCGCCTTCTCCCTCGGGACGATGGTCTGCCTGCTCCTCGGTGTGATGCGCAACGACGCCCGGTGGACCCAGGCGGGTCGCCGATGCCTGGTGAGCGTCACCGCGTGCACCACCCTGGCCTCGATCGCGCTCGGCTACCTGTTCCTCTCCGACAGTTTCCAGGTGGAGTACGTGGCCTCCTACTCCGACCGGGCGCTTCCGATCTTTTACAAGCTCACGGCGTTCTGGGCCGGGCAGAAGGGGTCGCTCCTCGTCTGGGCCTGGGTTCTGGCCCTATGCTCGGCCCTGGTGGTCTACAACAACCGCCGGGAACCCGACTCCAGGCTCACTCCCTACGTGTACCTGGTGTTGGGCGGCACGCTGAGCTTCTTCCTCTATCTCCTCTGCGCGGTCACCAGCCCGTTCGAGGCCCTAGCGTTCACGCCCCAGGACGGGCAGGGCCTCAACCCCATGCTCCAGAACCCGGGTATGGTCTTCCACCCGCCGACCCTGTTCCTCGGCTACATCGGCTTCACCATCCCCTTTGCCTACGCCATTGCCGCCATGGTCACCGGGACCACGGACGCCTCGTGGATCAAGAAGACCCGGGCGTGGAACGTGCTCTCCTGGATCTTCCTCACGGTCGGCATCATCCTCGGTTGCCAATGGGCCTACGTGGAGCTCGGCTGGGGCGGGTACTGGGCCTGGGATCCGGTGGAAAACGCCTCCTTCATCCCCTGGCTCGTCTCCACCGCCTTCATCCACACCGCCATCATCCAGGAGCGGCGGGGCATCATGAAGGTGTGGAACATGGTGCTCATCCTGCTGACCTTCCTCCTGTGCATCTTCGGCACCTATCTGGTGCGCAGCGGCGTGCTCCAGTCGGTCCACGACTTCGGCGCCACCGGCCTGGGCGGGTACTTCCTGGCCTTCCTGGGGATCGCCACGGTCGGCGGGGTCTACCTTCTGGCCGAGAGCTACGGCGAGTTCAAGACCTCCAACGCCCTGGAGTCGTACCTGTCGCGGGAGAGCACCTTCCTCTTCAACAACGTGATCCTCCTGGCTTTGGCCTTCGCCACGCTGCTAGGCACGATCTTCCCCCTCATCTCCGAGGCGGTCACCGGGAACAAGATCACCGTGGGGCAGCCCTTCTTCAATCAAGTCAATACGCCGCTCTTTCTGCTCCTGCTCGCCATCACCGGCGTCTGCCCCTTGATCGGCTGGCGCAAGGCCTCCCCGGCCAATCTGCGCAAGAACTTCCTCCGGCCCGCGCTCTCCGCCCTGGCAACCGGCGGGGCGCTCTTCGCCGCCGGCGTCCGTGTGCCCTCCGCGCTGCTGGCGTTCATCCTCGCCGCCTTCGTGGCCGGGACCATCGTGCAGGAGTACGTACTGGTCGTGCTCTCCCGAGGGGCGGTCACCGGCGAAGCCACCTGGTCGGCGGCGCCCCGGCTTCTGTGGCGGATGCGGCGCCGGTACGGAGGGCACCTGGTCCACCTGGGCCTCGTGCTCACCGTGGTCGGGATCACCGGCTCTTCAGCCTACAAGATCGAAGCCCAGGGGACCCTGGCCAAGGGCGAGAGCCTCGGGATCGGCACCTACGAGCTCAAGTACGAGGATTTCCGCCAGTACCAGAAGTTCAACCGCACGGTCTACGCCGCGACCCTGGGGATATCCAAGGGCGGAACCCGGCTCGGCGCCCTGGACGCCGAGCGTCGCTACTACGTGAATGCCAAGCAGCCCACCACCGAGGTCTCTCTGCGCTCGACCCTCTGGGAGGATCTCTACGTCACCATGCCGGGCATCGGGAGCAACGGCGACATCACGCTGAAGGTGGCGGTGAACCCCCTCCTCCTGTGGTTCTGGATCGGCGGCGGGTTGATGGTGGTGGGCGGCGTGCTGGCCATCATCCCGCCCCGGAAGAGGAAGACCCCATGA